One region of Paenibacillus polymyxa M1 genomic DNA includes:
- a CDS encoding GntP family permease, whose protein sequence is MPLVVVAIGILALLVLIMGFKLNTFISLIIVSFGVALALGMPLEEIVKTIEAGLGGTLGHLALIFGLGAMLGKLIADSGGAQRIAMTLVDKFGEKNIQWAVVAASFIIGIALFFEVGLVLLIPIVFAISKELKVSILYLGIPMVAALSVTHGFLPPHPGPTVIAGEYGANLGEVLLYGFIIAIPTVILAGPVFTKLAKKLVPASFTKTGNIASLGEQKVFKSEETPGFGISVFTAMLPVILMSIATIITLLQKTMGFEDNSLLAAIRFIGDASTSMLISLLVAVYTMGIARKIPIKDVMASCTTAITHIGMMLLIIGGGGAFKQVLINGGVGDYVADLFNGTTLSPILLAWIIAAILRISLGSATVAALTTAGLVIPMLGQSDVNLALVVLATGAGSLIASHVNDAGFWMFKEYFGLSMKETFATWTLLETIISVAGLGFILVLSLFV, encoded by the coding sequence ATGCCATTAGTCGTTGTAGCGATTGGAATTTTAGCATTACTCGTTTTAATCATGGGCTTCAAATTAAACACCTTTATTTCCCTAATCATTGTATCGTTCGGCGTGGCCCTAGCCCTTGGAATGCCCTTAGAGGAAATTGTCAAAACCATTGAAGCCGGATTAGGCGGAACACTAGGCCACTTAGCGTTAATCTTTGGACTTGGGGCGATGTTAGGGAAGTTGATCGCTGATTCTGGGGGGGCCCAAAGAATTGCCATGACCCTCGTTGACAAATTTGGTGAAAAAAATATTCAATGGGCGGTCGTAGCCGCTTCATTCATTATCGGAATTGCGTTATTTTTTGAAGTAGGATTAGTATTGTTAATTCCAATCGTATTTGCCATTTCAAAAGAATTAAAGGTTTCTATCTTATATCTCGGTATTCCGATGGTCGCTGCTTTGTCCGTCACACACGGTTTCTTACCACCACATCCAGGACCAACCGTGATTGCTGGTGAATATGGCGCGAACCTTGGTGAGGTTTTACTTTATGGCTTCATTATTGCTATCCCAACCGTTATTTTGGCTGGTCCTGTATTTACGAAGCTTGCCAAAAAACTCGTACCTGCTTCATTTACGAAAACCGGTAACATTGCCTCTTTAGGTGAACAGAAAGTATTTAAGTCTGAGGAAACTCCTGGATTCGGAATCAGTGTATTTACTGCAATGCTTCCTGTCATTTTAATGTCGATTGCTACGATTATTACTTTGCTTCAAAAAACAATGGGATTTGAGGATAATAGTTTACTGGCAGCGATCCGTTTTATTGGTGATGCATCAACATCCATGTTGATTTCCTTGCTGGTTGCCGTCTACACCATGGGAATCGCAAGAAAAATTCCAATCAAAGATGTAATGGCATCTTGTACAACTGCTATTACTCATATTGGGATGATGCTCTTGATCATTGGGGGAGGCGGAGCCTTCAAACAAGTACTCATTAATGGCGGCGTAGGTGACTATGTAGCCGATTTATTCAATGGAACTACATTATCACCCATCCTGCTGGCCTGGATCATCGCTGCAATCTTACGTATTTCCCTGGGTTCTGCGACTGTTGCAGCTTTAACAACCGCTGGTTTAGTAATTCCGATGTTAGGACAATCCGACGTTAATCTTGCTTTAGTCGTGCTTGCCACAGGAGCGGGTAGCTTAATAGCTTCACATGTTAACGATGCCGGGTTCTGGATGTTTAAAGAGTATTTTGGTTTAAGCATGAAAGAAACCTTTGCCACATGGACATTGCTTGAGACCATTATTTCTGTAGCCGGATTAGGATTCATCTTAGTACTAAGTTTATTCGTATAA
- a CDS encoding DMT family transporter: MAYFFLAISIASELIGTSMLKASEGFTRLYPTLFTIVAFVISFFFISLTLKTLPLNMTYAIWSGVGAVATTVISVLIWKEKINTGSIVGIALIVIGVVVLNLFGAGHGEAKGTTEVTSSIVQK, from the coding sequence ATGGCTTATTTTTTCTTGGCAATCTCTATTGCTAGTGAGCTTATTGGTACTTCAATGCTTAAAGCTTCAGAAGGTTTTACGAGACTGTATCCCACTCTATTCACGATTGTCGCGTTTGTAATCTCTTTCTTCTTTATTTCACTAACCCTCAAGACACTTCCTCTTAATATGACCTATGCCATCTGGTCAGGGGTGGGGGCTGTTGCTACAACGGTGATTTCAGTATTGATTTGGAAGGAGAAAATCAATACAGGGAGTATCGTAGGGATTGCTTTAATTGTTATTGGCGTGGTGGTATTGAACCTATTTGGTGCAGGACATGGTGAGGCCAAAGGAACAACAGAAGTAACCAGTTCAATTGTCCAAAAATGA
- a CDS encoding TetR/AcrR family transcriptional regulator, producing MNTTKKTLKRELILKAASIIVQEEGVEKLTLEAVAKKAGVSKGGLLYHFPNKDELILGMVEQLSTSFITEFNERAENDTHSQGRWTRAYMNTSFSGDQDASDLFTALSAAQFTNPQMLKLLQDEYANIQNKIENDELDPVRSTIVRLAIDGLWFAEMFGLALPNEELKQKIIEELKTYIKENE from the coding sequence ATGAATACAACTAAAAAAACATTAAAAAGAGAATTAATCCTTAAAGCGGCTTCTATAATTGTACAAGAAGAAGGAGTAGAAAAATTAACGTTAGAAGCGGTGGCTAAGAAAGCGGGAGTAAGTAAGGGAGGATTGCTTTACCATTTTCCGAATAAAGATGAATTGATTCTGGGGATGGTTGAACAGCTATCGACCAGCTTTATCACCGAATTTAATGAAAGGGCAGAAAACGATACACATTCCCAAGGTAGATGGACTCGTGCTTATATGAATACGTCATTTTCCGGGGATCAGGACGCAAGTGACCTATTTACCGCTCTCTCGGCAGCACAATTTACGAACCCTCAAATGCTCAAGCTGCTTCAGGATGAGTATGCAAATATCCAAAATAAAATCGAAAACGACGAATTGGACCCGGTCCGTTCTACGATTGTCCGATTAGCTATAGACGGTTTGTGGTTTGCCGAAATGTTTGGACTTGCTCTTCCCAATGAAGAATTGAAGCAAAAAATTATAGAAGAATTAAAGACATATATAAAGGAGAATGAATGA
- a CDS encoding endo-1,4-beta-xylanase has protein sequence MLRTKVGKLVSSLALAGVLLSSVLVNQADAGLANGSKFLGNIIAGSVPPSYGTYWNQVTPENSTKWESVEGSRNNMNWSQADTAYNYARSNGFPFKFHTLVWGAQEPGWVKGLSAADQKAEVTQWIKAAGQRYPNAAFVDVVNEPLHQKPSYRNAIGGDGSTGWDWVIWSFQQARQAFPNAKLHINDYGIINDPSLADQYVNIINQLKSRGLIDGIGIQCHHFSMDNVSVNTMNTVLNKLSATGLPIYVSELDITGDDNTQLARYKEKFPVLWQNPSVKGVTLWGYIQGQTWKDGTHLLNSNGTERPALQWLRQYLKR, from the coding sequence ATGTTAAGAACTAAAGTGGGCAAGCTGGTGAGCAGTTTGGCGTTGGCGGGTGTGTTGTTATCATCTGTTCTGGTCAACCAGGCTGATGCTGGCCTGGCAAATGGAAGCAAATTTCTGGGGAATATCATTGCGGGCAGTGTCCCTCCTAGTTACGGGACATACTGGAATCAAGTGACGCCGGAGAACTCGACTAAGTGGGAATCGGTTGAAGGCAGTCGTAACAACATGAACTGGTCGCAGGCGGATACCGCCTACAATTATGCCCGTAGCAATGGTTTCCCGTTCAAGTTCCATACGTTGGTATGGGGTGCCCAGGAGCCAGGATGGGTTAAAGGACTGTCGGCTGCTGATCAGAAAGCGGAAGTGACTCAGTGGATTAAAGCAGCAGGTCAGCGCTATCCGAATGCGGCGTTTGTAGATGTGGTGAATGAGCCGTTGCATCAGAAGCCGTCCTACCGCAATGCCATTGGTGGTGACGGGTCGACCGGATGGGATTGGGTCATATGGTCGTTTCAACAGGCTAGACAAGCTTTCCCGAATGCCAAACTGCATATAAATGATTATGGTATTATCAACGACCCTTCTTTAGCCGACCAATATGTCAATATTATTAATCAGCTCAAGAGTAGAGGCCTGATTGACGGTATTGGCATTCAATGCCACCATTTCAGTATGGACAACGTCTCAGTCAACACGATGAATACTGTACTAAATAAGCTGTCGGCGACCGGGTTACCGATCTATGTGTCGGAACTGGATATAACTGGGGATGATAATACTCAACTTGCCAGATACAAAGAGAAGTTTCCAGTCCTTTGGCAAAACCCCTCAGTGAAGGGAGTTACGCTTTGGGGGTATATCCAAGGACAAACTTGGAAAGATGGTACACATCTGCTGAACTCTAACGGCACGGAACGTCCTGCGCTCCAATGGCTGAGACAGTATCTGAAGAGATAA
- a CDS encoding alpha/beta hydrolase — translation MDFENRLLPELRSVIAQFPGFQLEENLELSRSYLSSPPIEQSEHVRTTSRMIPSVAGEILVKIYEPAQRTDVKLPAMLWIHGGGYVMGHPDMDDALCERFVQAANCVVVSVDYRLAPEHPYPAAIDDCYAALTWMTDEAELLGIDLDRVAIAGASGGGGLTAALALMARDKGGPALIFQMPLYPMIDDRNVTASSHEITADNAPWSRKNNLTAWNMYLGNRTEDSEVSPYAVPSRAESLAGLPPTYTCVGQLDLFRDETIEYVARLAQAGVDVEFHLYPGTFHNFEGMVPQAEVSQRASQSYVDAIARALNP, via the coding sequence ATGGATTTTGAAAATCGTTTATTACCAGAATTAAGGTCAGTAATTGCACAATTCCCCGGTTTTCAACTGGAGGAGAATTTAGAACTGAGCAGAAGTTATTTGTCGAGTCCGCCTATTGAGCAGTCGGAACACGTACGCACGACAAGCCGGATGATTCCGAGCGTTGCAGGCGAGATATTAGTCAAAATCTACGAACCTGCCCAGCGAACTGACGTTAAGCTTCCGGCCATGCTGTGGATTCACGGGGGAGGCTATGTAATGGGGCATCCTGATATGGACGATGCTTTGTGCGAACGCTTCGTGCAGGCGGCTAATTGCGTCGTCGTATCGGTCGATTATCGACTTGCTCCCGAGCACCCCTACCCAGCTGCCATCGATGACTGTTATGCCGCTTTGACGTGGATGACCGATGAAGCTGAGCTGCTGGGCATCGACTTGGACCGGGTCGCAATTGCTGGTGCAAGCGGGGGTGGCGGTCTAACCGCAGCACTTGCTTTAATGGCTCGTGACAAAGGCGGACCAGCCCTTATCTTCCAAATGCCGCTATATCCGATGATCGACGACCGCAATGTTACGGCATCAAGTCATGAAATTACGGCCGATAATGCACCATGGAGCCGGAAGAACAACTTGACGGCCTGGAACATGTACTTGGGTAATCGTACCGAAGATAGCGAGGTTTCCCCATATGCGGTGCCGTCGAGAGCAGAAAGCTTGGCTGGTCTGCCGCCGACCTACACGTGCGTAGGGCAGCTCGATCTATTCCGAGATGAGACGATCGAATATGTGGCACGCCTTGCCCAAGCGGGCGTTGACGTCGAATTTCATCTGTATCCCGGCACATTCCACAATTTTGAAGGGATGGTTCCTCAAGCAGAAGTAAGTCAACGCGCCAGCCAAAGTTATGTAGACGCGATTGCAAGAGCGCTTAATCCTTAA
- a CDS encoding LLM class flavin-dependent oxidoreductase, protein MEIGITSFVETKPDVQTGEVISHAQRLREVVEEIILADQVGLDVFGVGEHHRKDYSASSPAMVLSAAAAQTQRIRLTSAVTVLSSADPVRVFQDFATLDGISNGRAEIMAGRGSFIESFPLFGYDLDDYDELFEQHLELLLKIRESEKVIWKGGHRPAINNLGVYPRPVQNPLPIWVGSGGRQDSAIRAGLLGLPLMLAIIGGNPINFAPLVQLYKKAAAHAGHDESQLRVGSHSIGFVGENNERAADTYFPSTMAGMNRLGRERGWAHYDRSSYDAARSFEGALYVGDPETVAQKIIHLRKHVGVTRFMLYVPLSTMPHAEVMRAIELLGTEVAPRVRKEIAKWEAETEKRL, encoded by the coding sequence ATGGAGATAGGTATTACCTCGTTTGTAGAGACAAAGCCTGATGTTCAGACAGGCGAAGTGATAAGTCACGCACAGCGGTTGCGTGAAGTTGTCGAGGAAATTATCCTTGCTGATCAAGTGGGACTTGATGTGTTTGGTGTAGGTGAGCATCATCGAAAGGATTATTCGGCATCGTCACCAGCAATGGTGCTGTCCGCGGCTGCAGCGCAGACACAACGGATTCGGCTAACCAGTGCAGTGACGGTGCTTTCTTCAGCTGATCCGGTGCGCGTTTTTCAAGACTTTGCTACGCTGGATGGTATTTCAAATGGACGTGCCGAGATTATGGCGGGTCGGGGTTCTTTTATTGAGTCTTTTCCTCTGTTCGGCTATGACTTGGATGACTATGATGAGCTGTTTGAACAACATTTGGAACTTCTCCTTAAAATACGGGAGTCCGAAAAGGTAATCTGGAAGGGCGGTCATCGGCCAGCCATTAACAATTTGGGCGTGTATCCACGGCCAGTTCAGAACCCTTTACCAATATGGGTAGGCAGCGGGGGAAGGCAGGATTCTGCTATTCGTGCAGGTCTGTTAGGACTGCCCTTGATGCTGGCGATCATTGGAGGAAACCCGATAAATTTTGCACCGCTTGTCCAGCTTTATAAGAAAGCAGCAGCGCACGCTGGTCATGATGAATCGCAGCTTAGGGTTGGGTCGCACTCGATAGGATTTGTCGGAGAGAATAATGAGCGAGCGGCAGATACATATTTCCCCTCTACGATGGCAGGTATGAATAGATTGGGTAGGGAGCGAGGCTGGGCGCATTATGATCGTTCCAGCTATGATGCCGCGCGCAGCTTTGAAGGTGCGCTGTATGTTGGCGATCCCGAGACGGTTGCTCAGAAGATCATTCATCTTCGCAAGCATGTTGGTGTTACACGCTTTATGCTGTATGTTCCATTAAGCACGATGCCGCATGCCGAGGTGATGAGAGCCATTGAGCTACTTGGAACAGAGGTAGCACCCCGAGTGCGGAAGGAAATAGCCAAGTGGGAAGCGGAGACGGAAAAAAGACTATAA
- a CDS encoding TetR/AcrR family transcriptional regulator, producing the protein MGRIREFDEEKVLDAAMQIFWEKGYEATSLSDLTSRMEIQRPSIYSTFGGKKELFEAALRKYTMSRASLIRTKLQSIPSVKEAFRTFFEGVVEEEYAENPRKGCFCINTMVELAPHDEKFEILTREHQMYLAVIFQETIERGIQSGELEIGLDAKAVSQALVVSLIGLTVMIKSRPERSFIDNTIEVTLTLLK; encoded by the coding sequence ATGGGACGAATCCGCGAATTTGACGAAGAGAAAGTTTTAGATGCAGCTATGCAAATATTTTGGGAAAAGGGATATGAAGCCACCTCATTAAGTGATTTAACTTCCAGAATGGAAATTCAACGCCCCAGTATATATTCCACTTTTGGGGGCAAAAAAGAATTGTTCGAAGCCGCGCTACGCAAATACACGATGTCCCGTGCTTCTTTAATCCGAACCAAACTTCAAAGCATTCCATCTGTAAAAGAAGCATTTCGTACTTTTTTTGAGGGTGTGGTTGAAGAGGAGTATGCGGAAAATCCTAGAAAAGGATGCTTTTGCATTAATACAATGGTTGAACTTGCGCCCCATGATGAGAAGTTTGAAATTCTTACAAGGGAGCATCAAATGTACCTGGCGGTCATTTTTCAAGAAACCATTGAACGAGGGATACAATCAGGTGAGCTTGAGATCGGACTAGATGCGAAGGCTGTATCACAGGCATTAGTTGTATCGTTAATTGGTCTGACCGTCATGATAAAGTCTCGTCCAGAGCGATCATTTATTGATAATACAATAGAAGTAACACTGACACTGCTTAAGTAA
- a CDS encoding YjdF family protein: protein MKLTIYHDGQYWVGVVEEQDQGKLKAARYIFGTEPKDEEILHFIREEMCELVSRLSQEVAVKGSETKKVNPKRLARQAAYELRRKGVSSNAQEALKLEYEKRKLEKRTYSKQQRESMKARIRELKEKKAKEKHRGH, encoded by the coding sequence ATGAAGCTTACGATTTATCATGATGGACAGTATTGGGTTGGAGTCGTGGAGGAGCAGGACCAAGGGAAATTGAAGGCAGCCAGGTACATTTTTGGTACAGAGCCTAAAGACGAAGAAATTCTCCATTTTATCCGAGAGGAAATGTGTGAACTTGTTAGTCGGCTGTCACAAGAGGTGGCTGTAAAGGGGTCTGAAACGAAGAAGGTCAATCCAAAGCGGCTAGCAAGGCAGGCAGCGTATGAATTAAGGCGGAAGGGAGTCTCTTCCAATGCACAAGAGGCCTTAAAGTTAGAGTATGAGAAGCGCAAGTTGGAGAAACGTACCTACTCTAAACAGCAAAGGGAATCTATGAAGGCACGGATAAGGGAATTAAAGGAGAAAAAAGCGAAGGAAAAACATCGCGGACATTAA
- a CDS encoding DEAD/DEAH box helicase, translating to MSQKHFADYPLSEEIVRALNSLGYETPTEIQTEVIPVALEKKDLVAKSQTGSGKTAAYGIPLCELVDWNENKPQALILTPTRELALQVTEDITNIGRFKRIKATALYGKHPFHIQKAELKQRTHVAVGTPGRVLDHIERGTLSLNRITYLVIDEADEMLNMGFIEQVQSIIQALPNDRVTMLFSATFPEDVAKLSRKYMNDPVEIEIKATGVTTATIDHSLIQVREADKLALLQDLLIVENPDSCIIFCRTQEHVDTLFRALADLEYPCDRIHGGMEQDERFEVMNAFRRGQFRYLIATDVAARGIDITNITHVINYDIPLEKESYVHRTGRTGRAGKTGKAITLITPKDSKRLADIEAYIGFAIPQVKAPSEEAVDLRREDFERNLHVKTVLKNDKREQLNQQIMKLNFNGGKKKKLRAVDFVGTIAKLDGVTADDIGIITILDNVTDVEILNGKGPLVLEIMKNTTVKGKLLKVRKGHK from the coding sequence ATGAGTCAAAAGCATTTTGCAGATTACCCATTAAGTGAAGAAATTGTGAGGGCTCTGAATAGCCTGGGCTATGAGACGCCAACAGAAATTCAAACGGAGGTTATTCCCGTTGCCCTTGAGAAGAAGGATCTTGTGGCCAAATCGCAAACAGGCAGCGGCAAAACAGCAGCATATGGTATTCCACTTTGTGAGCTAGTAGATTGGAATGAGAATAAACCCCAAGCTTTAATTCTGACACCAACCCGTGAACTCGCATTACAGGTTACTGAAGACATCACGAATATTGGACGCTTTAAGCGGATAAAAGCAACGGCTCTTTATGGGAAGCATCCTTTTCATATACAAAAGGCCGAGCTAAAACAAAGGACACATGTGGCTGTAGGTACGCCCGGACGTGTACTGGATCATATTGAACGAGGCACACTATCTTTAAATCGAATTACCTATCTCGTGATTGATGAAGCTGACGAGATGCTGAATATGGGCTTTATCGAGCAGGTTCAGTCGATTATTCAGGCACTGCCTAATGACCGGGTTACGATGTTGTTTTCCGCTACTTTTCCCGAAGATGTAGCCAAACTGTCACGTAAATATATGAACGATCCTGTGGAAATTGAGATTAAGGCGACAGGTGTAACCACAGCCACGATTGATCACTCTCTTATTCAGGTGCGGGAGGCGGACAAGCTGGCTCTGCTACAGGATCTGCTCATTGTTGAGAACCCTGACAGCTGCATCATTTTCTGTCGTACGCAGGAGCATGTAGATACACTATTCAGAGCATTGGCTGATCTCGAATATCCATGTGATCGCATCCATGGCGGCATGGAGCAAGATGAGCGATTTGAGGTAATGAACGCATTCAGAAGGGGACAATTCCGTTACTTGATCGCAACTGATGTAGCCGCCAGAGGGATTGATATCACGAATATCACCCATGTCATCAACTACGATATTCCCCTTGAAAAAGAAAGCTATGTTCATCGTACAGGACGTACAGGACGTGCTGGCAAAACGGGGAAAGCCATTACTCTAATCACTCCTAAAGATAGCAAAAGATTAGCTGATATCGAAGCATATATTGGATTTGCAATTCCGCAAGTAAAAGCCCCCTCAGAAGAGGCTGTAGATCTCCGCAGAGAAGATTTCGAGCGAAACCTACATGTAAAAACTGTACTCAAAAACGACAAACGCGAGCAATTAAACCAACAAATTATGAAGCTCAATTTTAATGGCGGTAAGAAGAAAAAACTTAGAGCTGTCGACTTTGTGGGCACCATCGCTAAGCTGGATGGGGTAACGGCAGATGATATCGGGATCATTACGATTCTGGATAATGTGACAGATGTTGAGATTCTGAATGGCAAGGGCCCACTGGTGCTTGAGATTATGAAAAATACTACCGTAAAGGGCAAGCTTTTAAAGGTACGCAAAGGGCATAAGTAG
- a CDS encoding RNA polymerase sigma factor, producing the protein MNEEIEYRIKQVQAGEIQDYAYIVKEYQRQIFVYCWRLLGSEQEAEEAVQDIFVSAFEKISRYKPTVGFSSWLYKMAYHHCLNLIRRKNLQRKFKLSLFTSTNMTSDSAAQVMERQLFSEPLSRALDQLSAEERNLLVLRIFEERTFGEIGEIMNKSEEAIKKKYGRTKTKLKKIMEPLKEDHKCVSYKTELKNKA; encoded by the coding sequence TTGAATGAGGAAATCGAATACAGAATCAAACAAGTTCAAGCTGGCGAGATCCAGGATTACGCCTACATTGTAAAGGAGTATCAGCGTCAGATTTTTGTGTACTGCTGGAGGCTATTAGGAAGTGAGCAGGAGGCGGAAGAGGCTGTGCAGGATATTTTCGTCAGTGCTTTTGAGAAAATTAGCAGGTACAAGCCGACAGTGGGCTTCTCCTCCTGGCTGTATAAAATGGCCTATCATCACTGCCTGAACCTGATTCGCAGGAAGAATCTACAGCGCAAATTTAAACTTAGCCTGTTCACCTCAACTAACATGACTTCAGACAGTGCAGCGCAGGTTATGGAACGTCAGCTTTTCAGTGAACCGCTGAGCCGGGCGTTGGACCAACTGAGCGCGGAGGAGCGTAACCTGCTGGTGCTGCGCATTTTTGAAGAGAGAACGTTTGGAGAAATCGGGGAAATCATGAACAAAAGCGAGGAAGCTATCAAGAAAAAATACGGCAGAACAAAAACAAAGCTCAAAAAAATAATGGAGCCCCTAAAGGAGGACCACAAATGCGTGAGTTACAAGACAGAACTCAAAAACAAAGCCTGA
- a CDS encoding DUF4367 domain-containing protein produces MRELQDRTQKQSLKYTDLQDRGFKNMDKLTEPENALKIQAFDVSDKVMEQVYQKAPPKKGNIGKIHFQPRITVPIMILLFVVGASVTGYAASQYLEFRNSKGDVVLNTAKTPAETDASKTYSSTYTRWNEEVKNRLQPGEYAAYYVKDDSMNQNNLSNLALFAYKPAELSNFNSLQDEIKRTEAPLFSNPTHLPDGYQFEFGYVYPIAAYPGMMDKKEYRALTDKLMQQAKAAPKGENLFIQKLNWDKSDSSFARYARGNDYVNITVTKYTPEVTKTTIMQNEQDSAEQLTIKGTKAYYIRASEASRPLEAGKNRLGWIDEKRHLHYNISDNQDSPLTKDDLVKIAEDLLNASS; encoded by the coding sequence ATGCGTGAGTTACAAGACAGAACTCAAAAACAAAGCCTGAAATACACCGATCTGCAAGACAGGGGATTCAAAAACATGGACAAGCTAACCGAGCCAGAGAATGCCTTAAAAATCCAGGCTTTTGACGTTTCTGACAAAGTGATGGAACAGGTCTACCAAAAGGCGCCGCCCAAAAAGGGGAATATAGGAAAAATCCATTTCCAGCCTCGTATCACCGTCCCTATCATGATTTTGCTTTTTGTTGTAGGTGCCTCTGTGACCGGATACGCAGCTTCACAATATCTTGAATTCCGCAACAGTAAGGGCGACGTTGTATTAAATACCGCCAAAACACCTGCCGAAACGGACGCCTCCAAAACGTATTCCTCCACCTACACACGGTGGAACGAAGAGGTGAAGAACCGTTTGCAACCAGGAGAGTATGCCGCTTATTACGTCAAAGACGATTCTATGAACCAAAACAACCTATCTAATCTGGCCCTGTTTGCGTACAAACCGGCAGAACTTTCAAATTTTAACAGCTTACAAGATGAAATCAAGCGAACTGAGGCTCCATTATTCAGCAATCCCACTCATCTACCGGATGGCTATCAGTTTGAATTCGGATACGTCTATCCAATCGCTGCATATCCTGGGATGATGGATAAAAAGGAATATCGAGCTTTAACCGATAAACTGATGCAACAGGCCAAAGCTGCACCGAAGGGTGAAAATCTGTTTATTCAAAAGCTGAACTGGGACAAGTCAGACTCCTCCTTTGCCCGCTATGCGAGAGGAAACGACTATGTAAACATTACCGTCACCAAATACACTCCTGAAGTCACAAAGACAACCATCATGCAAAATGAACAGGATTCGGCTGAGCAATTGACAATCAAAGGAACCAAGGCCTATTACATCAGGGCAAGTGAAGCAAGCAGGCCCTTGGAAGCAGGAAAAAATCGACTGGGATGGATCGATGAAAAAAGACATTTACACTACAACATATCCGATAACCAGGACAGCCCGCTGACCAAAGATGATTTGGTTAAAATAGCTGAGGATTTGCTTAATGCTTCATCGTAA
- a CDS encoding histidine phosphatase family protein: METFIYMVRHGESPKTEGNERTRGLTDKGKSDAYRITELLKGEGIEVFVSSPYQRAILTIQELARRSGQEVLVFEDLKERIFLNEDHRMPDAELFPLLDKSFSDPNFALQGGESNTVCQNRSIAVLKELLKTYRGQKVALGTHGAIMTLMMGYYDKQYDLNFLLHTSKPDVYRMKFNGQELIEVKRLWYTP, encoded by the coding sequence TTGGAAACTTTCATTTACATGGTGAGACATGGCGAGTCACCAAAGACGGAAGGAAATGAAAGAACAAGAGGTTTAACGGATAAAGGTAAATCAGATGCTTATCGAATAACTGAATTATTGAAGGGAGAGGGGATCGAGGTTTTCGTTTCAAGTCCATATCAACGAGCAATTCTGACCATTCAAGAGCTGGCTCGGCGTTCAGGACAAGAAGTTTTGGTATTCGAAGATCTTAAAGAAAGGATCTTTTTGAATGAAGACCACCGAATGCCCGATGCGGAATTATTTCCTTTGTTAGATAAGTCATTTTCTGATCCAAACTTTGCTTTACAGGGAGGAGAGTCTAATACGGTTTGTCAGAACCGAAGTATAGCAGTTCTAAAAGAATTGTTAAAAACCTATCGAGGACAGAAAGTTGCATTAGGCACTCATGGGGCGATAATGACGTTGATGATGGGGTATTATGACAAGCAGTACGACTTGAATTTTCTACTACACACATCCAAACCAGATGTATACAGAATGAAGTTCAACGGTCAGGAGTTAATAGAAGTTAAAAGATTGTGGTATACGCCGTAA
- a CDS encoding SDR family oxidoreductase: protein MTSKIALITGASKGIGLEVARQLGQQGITVLVAARTKTAADEAAAGLLQEGIQAVGVKLEVTNSAHIAELAQFIEDTYGRLDILVNNAGILAEKAGYDGDAFRDTFEVNTFAPYLITEALLPLLLKSKAGRIVNQSSAIGSIQFQLTNERVQRLATPAYAASKAALNMLTAYWAQKNSGTHLKVNSVHPGLVKTQMGGEKAELSVEDGAKTAIRLATLPEEGPTGGFYYMDDQLPW, encoded by the coding sequence ATGACAAGCAAAATCGCGTTAATTACCGGAGCAAGCAAAGGGATCGGACTGGAGGTTGCTAGACAACTGGGGCAGCAAGGTATAACGGTATTAGTCGCTGCACGTACGAAAACAGCAGCAGATGAAGCAGCCGCCGGGTTGTTGCAAGAAGGCATTCAGGCAGTCGGCGTGAAGCTCGAGGTGACGAATTCTGCACATATCGCAGAATTGGCCCAATTTATCGAAGATACTTACGGACGGCTGGACATATTGGTCAACAATGCGGGCATTTTGGCAGAAAAAGCGGGTTATGACGGGGATGCTTTCAGAGATACTTTTGAGGTGAACACGTTCGCACCCTATTTGATTACAGAAGCACTGTTGCCGTTACTGCTAAAGAGCAAAGCAGGCAGAATCGTCAACCAAAGTAGCGCTATAGGCTCGATTCAGTTCCAGTTGACCAATGAACGGGTGCAGCGTCTTGCTACCCCGGCTTATGCGGCATCTAAAGCAGCTTTGAATATGCTGACGGCCTACTGGGCGCAAAAAAATAGCGGGACACATCTGAAGGTCAATTCCGTACACCCCGGCTTAGTCAAAACACAAATGGGTGGGGAAAAGGCGGAGCTGTCGGTGGAGGATGGAGCAAAAACGGCGATCCGACTGGCAACCCTGCCGGAAGAGGGTCCAACAGGCGGATTCTATTACATGGATGATCAGCTTCCGTGGTAA